One genomic segment of Sphingomonas sp. KR3-1 includes these proteins:
- a CDS encoding BamA/TamA family outer membrane protein: MRARAALPACLLAATPATAQDRPQEQIHDQAMTLTSAQAQAAPDKPEKKKKADLLIVPIPLSSPSLGTGATVAAVLFYNPNHAPQPWISGIGAMATSTGTKAIGAFHTMSLGHDSVRFMMFGGYGDAKLKFYGIGSAAGNRGAHVDLEDKAILGLVQAQVRVARYFYGGVRIQYLDLDSKAEVPHPNYPDLALPPLELKSTLATIGPSLTYDSRDSSLNPRSGAYITGTWMFDARFLGSDFDHAKLQLGASLYGALARGTTVAVRGSTCSVTKRVPFYDLCMYGQGGDLRGYETGRYRDRASWAVQGEFRQHLFGKFGAVAFGGLGGVASSLQDVGRSDILPSVGAGLRFQASKSNNVNLRLDLAFGRDGHAVYFGIGEAF; encoded by the coding sequence TTGCGGGCCCGGGCCGCCCTCCCCGCCTGTCTGCTCGCTGCCACCCCGGCAACCGCGCAGGATCGCCCGCAGGAGCAGATCCACGACCAGGCGATGACGCTGACCAGCGCGCAGGCGCAGGCAGCGCCGGACAAGCCCGAGAAGAAGAAAAAAGCCGATCTGCTGATCGTGCCGATCCCGCTGTCGAGCCCGTCGCTCGGCACCGGCGCAACGGTGGCCGCGGTGCTGTTCTACAATCCCAACCACGCGCCCCAGCCCTGGATCAGCGGCATCGGCGCGATGGCGACGAGCACCGGCACCAAGGCGATCGGCGCCTTCCACACCATGTCGCTGGGCCATGACAGCGTCCGCTTCATGATGTTCGGCGGCTATGGCGACGCCAAGCTCAAATTCTACGGCATCGGCAGCGCGGCGGGAAACCGCGGCGCGCATGTCGACCTCGAGGACAAGGCGATCCTCGGCCTCGTCCAGGCGCAGGTCCGCGTCGCCCGATATTTCTACGGTGGCGTGCGGATCCAGTATCTCGACCTCGATTCCAAGGCCGAGGTCCCGCACCCGAACTATCCCGATCTCGCGCTGCCGCCGCTCGAGCTCAAGAGCACGCTGGCGACGATCGGCCCCTCGCTGACCTATGACAGCCGCGACAGTTCGCTCAATCCGCGCAGCGGCGCCTACATCACCGGCACCTGGATGTTCGATGCCAGGTTCCTCGGCAGCGACTTCGATCATGCCAAGCTGCAGCTCGGCGCCAGCCTCTATGGCGCGCTCGCCAGGGGCACGACGGTCGCCGTCCGCGGTTCGACCTGCAGCGTCACCAAGCGCGTACCCTTCTACGACCTGTGCATGTACGGCCAGGGCGGCGACCTGCGCGGCTACGAGACCGGCCGCTATCGCGATCGCGCGAGCTGGGCGGTGCAGGGTGAGTTCCGCCAGCATCTGTTCGGCAAGTTCGGCGCCGTGGCGTTCGGCGGCCTGGGCGGCGTCGCCTCGAGCCTGCAGGACGTCGGCCGTAGCGACATCCTGCCCTCGGTCGGCGCGGGGCTGCGCTTCCAGGCGTCGAAGAGCAACAATGTGAACCTGCGGCTCGATCTTGCCTTCGGGCGCGACGGGCATGCCGTCTATTTCGGCATCGGCGAGGCGTTCTGA